The following are from one region of the Saccharomyces kudriavzevii IFO 1802 strain IFO1802 genome assembly, chromosome: 12 genome:
- the PCD1 gene encoding 8-oxo-dGTP diphosphatase (similar to Saccharomyces cerevisiae PCD1 (YLR151C); ancestral locus Anc_8.365) codes for MLGSKQLIENLIRFKFHKTPYTWSSVWPFKRNSAVIVLLFIGMKGELRVLLTKRSRTLRSFSGDVSFPGGKADYIQETFENVARREAEEEIGLPRDSEILHKEFGMRLDNLVMDMPCYLSRTFLSVKPIVCFLYKDKLEKNEDKYKVPLDIRKFFGKLNPGETSSLFSVPLNDLIVHLLPRNDENVKNYRAEYFERKEYKLNWGGIKWLIMHYHFHVANNNEMPWLQIIEDLSSSDEDAGDGAIFRFRDLWGLTCKILFDVSCVANGLIDDKMKRELGHEDLIVGLYDYGNQMQPSGRSEWEVGMINGDKNLKYSDVIPEYFMKHLIGRRPLW; via the coding sequence ATGCTAGGTTCTAAGCAGCTAATAGAGAACTTAATAAGATTTAAATTCCACAAGACACCATACACATGGAGCTCAGTTTGGCCTTTCAAAAGGAATTCGGCGGTAATAGTATTATTGTTTATTGGCATGAAAGGCGAATTACGTGTGCTTTTGACTAAACGTTCAAGAACATTAAGAAGCTTCTCAGGTGATGTCTCATTCCCGGGGGGTAAAGCTGattatattcaagaaacgTTTGAAAATGTAGCCAGGAGGGAAGCTGAAGAGGAAATTGGATTACCACGTGATTCTGAGATCTTACATAAGGAGTTTGGGATGAGATTGGATAATTTAGTCATGGATATGCCATGCTACCTATCGAGGACGTTTTTGAGTGTTAAGCCAATTGTCTGCTTCCTTTACAAGGataaattagaaaaaaatgaagataaatACAAAGTTCCCTTAGATATTCGTAAGTTTTTTGGTAAGCTGAATCCCGGAGAAACGTCATCTTTATTCTCTGTGCCACTTAACGATTTAATTGTGCATCTTTTACCCAGGAATGATGAGAATGTAAAAAATTATCGGGCAGAGTATTTTGAACGTAAAGAGTATAAACTTAATTGGGGTGGAATAAAATGGTTAATCATGCATTACCACTTCCATGTGGCAAATAATAACGAAATGCCATGGTTACAAATCATAGAAGACTTATCTAGTTCAGATGAAGATGCTGGTGACGGGGCAATCTTCAGATTCAGGGATCTTTGGGGATTGACATGTAAAATTCTATTTGACGTTTCATGTGTAGCTAATGGATTAATTGATGACAAGATGAAAAGAGAATTAGGCCATGAAGATTTGATAGTTGGGCTGTATGATTATGGAAATCAGATGCAACCAAGTGGAAGAAGTGAG